The region CGAGGCGCTTCTGGCCGCTCGTGCGAGCAAAACCGATCTTGCATCGGCGATCGCAGCCTCCCTCGGCTGGGACGGATTGGTCGCCAGCATGGCGGCAGCCAGATCTGTCGTCCACCCTGATCGCAGTAACGAATTCGACGAGCTCATCAAGCGGCACAAATCGTTGCGCAAGCTGGGCAGACTGATGTTCCGCACGTTCTCGTTCCGGTCGTTTCGTGCTGATGATCCGATCCTTGTAGCAGTGGACCATCTGCGCGCGCTCTATGGCGGCCGGAAATTGCCGGCGCAGGTGCCGCTCGCCTTTCTGACCCGCAAATGGCGACGCTGCGTGCGCCCGAACAGTGCCGATATCGACCTGCGCGCCTGGGAAGTGGCGGTCCTCGTTCACCTGCGAGAGCGTCTGAGGGCCGGTGACATCTGGGTCGAAGGCAGCCGGGCATGGCGCAGTTTCGAGGATTATCTTCTGCCTCGGCCGATCTTCGAGCTGATGCGCGCCGAGGGGCGGCTCGGGCTCGCACTCCCCGACAGCTTTGCCGAATGGCGAGCAGAACGGACCGCCACGCTCGATGCGAAGCTGAAAGAGCTGGCAAAGGCGGCGGCTGCCAATGCTATTCCGGATGCAGCGATTTCCGACAAGGGCCTGTCGATCTCGCCGATCCGCGAGGAGGAGCGCGACAGCATCGTCGCGCTCAGCCGCCGACTATATGTTCTGGTGCCACGGATCAGGATCACCAGCCTGCTTGCCGAGGTGCAAAGCTGGACCAAATTCCTCGACAGCTTCACGCATTATCGTACCGGTGAGACGGCAAACGACGAGGCAGCGCTGATGGCAGCGATCCTTGCCGACGCCACCAATGCCGGAGCCGAACGTATGGCGGAAAGCTCACGCGGCGTCACGATCCACCAGATGATGCTGATGGTGGACAGGCATATGCGATCGGAAACCTACGCCACGGCGACCGCCGTGCTGGTCGATGCGCAGCAGGCCCATCCCTTTGCCGCGATCTGGGGTGACGGCCATATCTCCTCCTCGGACGGACAGTTCTTTCCGGCTGGCGGGCGTGGCGAAGCCAGCCTCGACTACAATGCAAAATACGGCAAGCGACCGGGGGCGTCGATCTATGGCTTCCTGTCCAACCGTTTTGCTTCCTTCTTCTCCCGCATGATCCAGGCATCCGAGGGCGAAGCCCCCTACGTTCTCGACGGCCTCCTTCACAACGAAAGCTCCGTCGAAATCTATGAGCACGCAACCGATACCGCTGGCGCCACCGAAACGACGTTCTCCATGTTCCACGCCTTTGGCTACAGGCTCATTCCCCGTATCCGCAATCTCGGCAATCGCAGGCTCTTTGTCATTGATCGCGATCCGGCTTACGAACCGCTCGACGCGCTGATCGCTGGAACCGTCAACATGGATGTCGTCGAGCACCACTGGGATGAGGTCTTGCGGCTGAAGGCTTCGATCGCTGCAGGTTTGGTGCCGCCTTCCGTCATCCTCAAGAAGCTGGCAGCGTCGCCGCGACAAAACCGGCTGAACCAGGCCCTGCGCGAAATGGGCCGGATAGAACGCTCGATCTTCATCTGCGACTGGCTGCTCGATACGAAACTGCGCCGCAGATCGCATGCGATCCTCAACAAGGGTGAAAGCCGTCATGCTCTCGCACGCGCCATCTTCCTCCACCAGCTCGGCGAATTGCGCAACCGCGTCGCCGAAACCATGGCTTACCGCGCGTCCGGTCTTAACCTCGTCGTCAACGCCATCATCCTGTGGAACACTGTCTATCTCAGCCGTGCTGTCGATTATATCAGCAGTCAGGGTATTATCATTCCGGACGAGCTGCTCTCCCAGGTCGCACCACTACCATGGGCGCATATCGCGCTCACCGGCGACTACCTCTGGAACGAAATTGACCGACCCCTCGAACGCTTCAGGCCAATCCGGGCTAACCGCTTCAATCCAAACAACTTCAAATTCCCTTAGCGTGTATTAATGTAGAAATGCCCACGGAGCCCCAGACACGACGACCTCGGGCATCGTCATCACGGTCCCACTCACCCTTGCATCGGGTCACCGGTTTGGATGTGTTAGGTCCCCTCTGCAATCGGCCTGTCTGCCCAGGGCCATGCTTCGCGCTGATAGGCGACATCGATCGGAGACCGCTCATCTGTCCGTGTAGGCGGCGGCATTTTAAGTAACATCCGCTGCTTCAGAAGCATGGGATGTTAAGGCCGAAACCTGGGGTTTGCGGGATGTCAAAATCCGTTGACGCGAGGGAAATCCGGGGTTTATGGGATTTTAAATTGCTGACAAATCCAAGGGAAACCGGGATTTTTTCTTCCCGAAATCGGGATTCCGGCCGCTAATTCTAAATGGGAGTGCGTGGGCGCGCGTGTATGCGTGCACGCGAGGGGACGATGCGGCAACGCCGGGCTGGATTTCGATTCAGACGGGGCGCTTCGCTTTTTTTTGCCTCCCGGGTCGAGATCGCGGAAACCCGTAGTGCTGGGCCGCCGCCGCTGATCCGGCCATCGGGCCGTGGCGCTTCTCCCCGTTGCGCCGGCCCCCGCCGGTGGCCATCATCGTCGTATCCCCGACCGAGACCGTGCCATGGCCATTCCCTACGACCTTCATCTCCTCGCCGAACTGATCGATGAAGCCGTTCGTTCAACTCCTATCCGCAAACTCCCTCGGGAGAGGAGACGTCGGTATCAGGCCAAAGCTACGGCCAGGAGCCGCCAGAGGGTGGCCGCAGCGCTTGCCGGCGGCATCGTACCGGTCAACCGCCGGCATGTTCGGGACGTTCTCGGCGATGCAGCCATGCACATCCTTTCGAGCGGAGGTGATGGGGCCGATATCATCCGCCAGGCGCTCGCCACCGTCTTCGCCCATGATCCTGACGCACCGGCCACGATCGCCGATAAAATCAGGGCTGGAAAGATCAGGCCG is a window of Shinella zoogloeoides DNA encoding:
- a CDS encoding Tn3 family transposase, which produces MAFLDEQSRAVLFEPPEAYEDAQARYALTSEDIVFVKEHRRSHNRLGFAIQLALVRDLGRLLRIGEVPPQAVVSVVADQLGIDPAVFEFYAQRDETRREHAREIVSALELQPVRTSDYRELITAAAREAAATEQGAPIAKAVIEALKERKLLVPMPELLIRLALAGRAAARRQAYRELIRDLEQPSIEALDQLLAERAGDRSHLGWIAEAPEGAKLKNLKGLIARLEVLRSAAIPDDRRKTIHANRYGIIARDARILHAREIRRLTSERRYATLAAFVIERQASITDLTIDMFCKMIGSNRRKAEISRTERRLKEAEVLDGVALEHLKLGEALLAARASKTDLASAIAASLGWDGLVASMAAARSVVHPDRSNEFDELIKRHKSLRKLGRLMFRTFSFRSFRADDPILVAVDHLRALYGGRKLPAQVPLAFLTRKWRRCVRPNSADIDLRAWEVAVLVHLRERLRAGDIWVEGSRAWRSFEDYLLPRPIFELMRAEGRLGLALPDSFAEWRAERTATLDAKLKELAKAAAANAIPDAAISDKGLSISPIREEERDSIVALSRRLYVLVPRIRITSLLAEVQSWTKFLDSFTHYRTGETANDEAALMAAILADATNAGAERMAESSRGVTIHQMMLMVDRHMRSETYATATAVLVDAQQAHPFAAIWGDGHISSSDGQFFPAGGRGEASLDYNAKYGKRPGASIYGFLSNRFASFFSRMIQASEGEAPYVLDGLLHNESSVEIYEHATDTAGATETTFSMFHAFGYRLIPRIRNLGNRRLFVIDRDPAYEPLDALIAGTVNMDVVEHHWDEVLRLKASIAAGLVPPSVILKKLAASPRQNRLNQALREMGRIERSIFICDWLLDTKLRRRSHAILNKGESRHALARAIFLHQLGELRNRVAETMAYRASGLNLVVNAIILWNTVYLSRAVDYISSQGIIIPDELLSQVAPLPWAHIALTGDYLWNEIDRPLERFRPIRANRFNPNNFKFP